Proteins from a genomic interval of Rhizoctonia solani chromosome 12, complete sequence:
- a CDS encoding U3 small nucleolar RNA-associated protein 11: MPLRNSLHRRTHKERSQLAHRSKLGILEKHKDYVLRARDYRSKRDRLRTLKLKAETKNKDEFYFGMNGKKTEKGVEYRDRGGEGALPEDMVKVLKSQDEGYLRTVRKKGLKRIESIKTQLTAMVDLVPTPEDLDDLDDDVVDTLRSAGVLAPTKPISRKWKGKAIQSTPRHVVFVDNQEQAMNYTGPSGSESPAKSRDQWLSDDEDDNTEDWTEDMHEDDDDEDKYAPQRAQKQELKRQAAAKKHRLSLLQELSARLKRDTVLRHTLRELELQKRLMAPGARIKIRGPERVEQDDEGENEGSKKKRGEVKFAKQGDIDYTPRVYKWRSERKR; the protein is encoded by the exons ATGCCACTCCGAAATTCTCTCCACCGCCGCACGCACAAAGAGCGCTCACAACTCGCACATCGCTCCAAACTTGGGATATTAGAAAAACATAAAGACTATGTGCTCCGCGCTCGAGATTACCGGTCCAAACGTGATCGACTGCGTACTTTGAAACTCAAAGCCGAGACGAAAAACAAAGATGAATTCTACTTTGGaatgaatggaaagaagACCGAGAAAGGGGTGGAATATCGTGATCGTGGAGGGGAAGGTGCATTGCCTGAAGATATGGTCAAAGTTTTGAAGTCCCAGGATGAAGGATATTTGCGAACGGTTAGAAAGAAAGGGCTGAAG CGCATCGAGTCTATCAAGACTCAATTGACAGCAATGGTCGATCTTGTCCCAACTCCCGAGGATCTCGACGATTTGGATGACGATGTTGTGGATACATTACGCTCCGCAGGAGTCCTCGCTCCAACGAAGCCAATCTCACGTAAATGGAAAGGCAAGGCAATCCAATCGACGCCTCGACATGTAGTGTTCGTCGATAATCAAGAACAGG CGATGAATTACACTGGCCCTTCAGGCAGCGAGTCCCCAGCTAAGAGCCGGGACCAATGGTTATCGGACGATGAGGATGATAATACCGAAGATTGGACGGAAGATATGCAcgaagatgatgatgatgaagatAAATACGCACCCCAACGAGCCCAAAAACAGGAGTTAAAACGACAAGCGGCTGCAAAG AAACACCGTCTTTCTCTGCTACAAGAGCTGTCCGCTCGACTCAAACGTGATACCGTCCTAAGACATACTCTTCGTGAGCTCGAATTACAAAAACGCCTCATGGCTCCTGGTGCTCGCATAAAAATACGGGGGCCGGAGCGTGTGGAACAGGACGATGAGGGTGAGAACGAAGGGAGTAAGAAGAAGCGTGGGGAAGTGAAGTTTGCCAAGCAGGGTGATATCGATTACACACCTCGGGTGTATAAATGGCGGTCGGAGCGCAAGCGATAA
- a CDS encoding Tyrosine kinase specific for activated, whose product MVVHISKLETLIQGYKAAPQTKNRHSSTHFMGSHETGNVNEKDKIRGTMSCDEILKLLQHHGCTDVTKRLDLGQCVQDPVSYGGFGDVYTGTLYDRLNVAMKCLRVTTQANGVETRSHLKRAAHEVYVWSKCKHSNVLELVGVAQYRSRIVMVSPWMKQGNLVTFLSKNPDVDKYAIVAEGVAHLHGHGIIHGDIKGSNILMSDNGIPKLTDFGSAQIDWCTLEFTGSTKIQTTMSFSAPEILKTRGNLKLTTATDVYSLGMTVLEAITGSTPYSDYEGMVPTGKITEGLKPARPKKYLPKNYKQANVIWGLLTHCWELEPENRPSAIEVAGALHDGPEELQEFSTSGSEHESNNESEPGAPGQALDTPKSSPTKKRGRPLGSKNKHKIPQREGPQEEGLEENANNMDMGQGGAVPESSTRRGPGRPPGVKNKLKNPT is encoded by the exons ATGGTTGTACACATCTCAAAGCTGGAAACCCTTATTCAAGGTTATAAGGCTGCCCCACAGACCAAGAATCGCCACTCATCCACACACTTCATGGGCTCACACGAGACTGGTAATGTCAATGAAAAGGACAAGATTCGCGGGACTATG TCCTGCGATGAGATACTCAAACTACTACAACACCACGGGTGTACCGATGTGACGAAAAGGCTAGATCTTGGACAATGTGTCCAAGATCCTGTTTCCTATGGTGGTTTTGGTGATGTCTACACAGGAACTCTGTATGACCGCCTTAATGTGGCAATGAAGTGTCTTAGAGTCACCACTCAGGCCAATGGAGTGGAAACCAGGAGTCATCTTAAG cGGGCAGCACACGAAGTATATGTTTGGTCGAAATGCAAACACTCCAATGTGCTTGAGCTGGTCGGTGTTGCTCAGTATCGGAGTCGAATAGTCATGGTGTCCCCTTGGATGAAACAAGGCAACCTCGTAACGTTTTTATCGAAGAACCCCGATGTCGACAAATACGCTATA GTTGCCGAAGGAGTTGCCCATCTTCATGGGCATGGCATT ATTCATGGCGACATTAAAGGA TCGAATATTCTGATGTCAGATAACGGTATTCCTAAGCTCACAGATTTTGGTAGCGCACAAATAGATTGGTGCACCCTCGAGTTCACCGGGAGCACCAAGATACAGACTACCATGAGTTTTTCG GCTCCTGAAATACTGAAGACTCGAGGTAACTTGAAGCTAACAACCGCGACAGATGTATATTCGTTAGGAATG ACAGTCTTG GAAGCAATCACGGGAAGCACGCCGTATTCTGATTATGAAGGCATGGTTCCTACGGGTAAAATTACTGAGGGTTTAAAGCCAGCTCGACCTAAGAAGTATTTGCCCAAAAATTACAAGCAGGCCAATGTGATATGGGGATTGCTCACACATTGTTGGGAGTTGGAACCCGAAAATCGACCCAGTGCTATCGAGGTGGCTGGTGCG CTCCATGAT GGGCCCGAGGAGCTTCAAGAATTTTCTACCTCTGGATCAGAACACGAATCAAACAACGAATCCGAACCTGGGGCCCCAGGCCAGGCGCTCGACACCCCAAAGAGCAGCCCAACCAAGAAGCGTGGTCGCCCACTAGGATCAAAGAATAAACACAAAATCCCACAGAGGGAAGGTCCGCAAGAAGAAGGCTTGGAGGAGAACGCAAATAATATGGATATGGGCCAGGGCGGGGCTGTACCTGAGTCAAGTACGAGGCGCGGACCTGGTCGTCCCCCAGGTGTAAAGAACAAGCTCAAGAACCCCACTTAG
- a CDS encoding threonyl-tRNA synthetase: MSFSLRRPSASHKLLFRAYSVKPTPPKRSTSSGILPPPKLNYEGLVHADQVTNAKDRNVNLPERTFEALRRDLEAWKTTTRAADNLRARQSHIGNSVRSAETPEDKESAVRKARTLRDSVNAHEREILRLEKSLLAHGLRIPNTSHPNVPLGPEPNARVISTHGPELIPSDPKRDHNQLNEIQGMKFFDRDAGVISSGAGFTYLRGGGALLELALITYAMGVAVRKGFEPIITPDIVRRDVADRCGFIPRDEEVKGDEESEIKTPEQMYGVQSKHENSEAGLVLAGTSEIPLAAMHAQALYNPQTLPRRTVAVGHAFRAEAGARGKDTRGLYRVHQFTKVELFSVTPGEAVKRIDGQTKMDIDKASDQELEYLRELQIELYTGLGIPFRVLDMPSEELGAPAHRKYDIEAWMPGRGAWGEISSASNCTDYQSRRLHIRHRYAHDDTSATGPLPYAHTLNGTAAAIPRLIIALIENGVRFKDEGDLDYLVLPFVLRRYWVGGDKFGEIEIRWE, encoded by the exons ATGTCATTTTCTCTTCGCCGGCCCAGTGCCTCTCACAAGCTCTTGTTTCGTGCTTATTCAGTCAAACCCACCCCACCTAAAAGATCTACTTCGTCTGGGATTCTACCTCCCCCTAAACTGAATTACGAAGGCCTAGTTCATGCGGATCAGGTCACCAATGCGAAGGACAGAAATGTAAACCTCCCGGAACGAACATTTGAGGCTCTTCGTAGAGATTTGGAAGCATGGAAAACGACGACTAGGGCGGCGGATAATCTCAGAGCCAGGCAGTCACACATCGGCAATAGTGTAAGATCAGCGGAAACACCCGAGG ACAAGGAAAGTGCAGTTCGCAAGGCGCGCACTTTGAGGGACTCTGTCAATGCACATGAACGTGAAATTCTACGACTTGAGAAATCACTCCTTGCTCATGGACTTCGTATTCCCAACACTTCTCATCCCAATGTCCCACTCGGCCCCGAGCCCAATGCACGAGTAATATCCACACATGGCCCAGAATTGATCCCTAGTGATCCTAAAAGGGACCACAACCAACTTAATGAAATCCAAGGAATGAAATTCTTCGATCGAGACGCTGGCGTGATATCCTCTGGTGCTGGATTCACTTACCTGAGGGGAGGCGGTGCCCTCCTGGAATTAGCGCTCATCACATATGCGATGGGGGTTGCTGTACGAAAAGGTTTCGAACCTATCATTACGCCAGATATTGTCCGGCGAGATGTGGCCGATCGATGTGGCTTTATTCCACGAGACGAGGAAGTTAAAGGTGATGAAGAAAGTGAAATAAAGACCCCTGAACAAATGTATGGGGTGCAATCCAAGCATGAGAATAGTGAGGCAGGCCTCGTGTTGGCCGGAACATCAGAGATTCCATTGGCAG CTATGCACGCTCAAGCGCTGTATAATCCTCAAACACTGCCTCGTCGAACGGTTGCGGTTGGCCACGCATTTCGGGCAGAGGCAGGCGCTCGTGGCAAAGATACTCGAGGGCTATACCGAGTACATCAATTCACCAAGGTCGAGTTATTTTCAGTCACTCCTGGCGAAGCAGTGAAGCGCATTGATGGTCAGACTAAAATGGACATCGACAAAGCCAGCGATCAGGAGCTCGAGTATCTTCGTGAATTACAAATCGAGTTATACACGGGTTTAGGTATTCCCTTCCG TGTTCTTGATATGCCAAGTGAAGAACTGGGAGCCCCTGCGCATCGAAAGTACGATATTGAAGCTTGGATGCCCGGTCGAGGCGCCTGGGGAGAAATCTCTTCCGCCTCAAACTGCACAGACTACCAGTCTCGCCGACTCCACATCCGTCATAGATATGCTCACGACGATACTTCAGCAACCGGACCACTCCCTTATGCGCATACCTTGAATGGCACTGCCGCGGCTATTCCGAGATTGATTATTGCCTTGATCGAGAATGGAGTTAGATTCAAGGACGAGGGTGATTTGGATTACCTCGTCCTACCCTTTGTATTACGGAGGTACTGGGTTGGTGGCGATAAGTTTGGGGAAATCGAGATTCGTTGGGAATAG
- a CDS encoding Sodium/hydrogen exchanger family, whose protein sequence is MGEISDTLLGLGHGLAKRAAREQASGGILSGENPAHFDTANPIRIWVIQLILIVCMTQGLALLFAKINQPRVIAEVVGGILLGPTAFGRIPNFSATVFPPQSLPYLSLVANIGLCLFMFVTGMEVDLAVFRRNAKKSIVISAAGMLLPFAVGVGVAVPVYHKFVNPGDASFGLFLLFIGVAISITAFPVLCRILTELNLLDTHVGITTLSAAVVDDVTAWILLALTVTLINASDGLTALWILLTCVGWILFIVFPIKWGYLWLARRSGSLGNGTPTPSMMTVTMLLVFVSSFFTDVIGVHAIFGAFIAGLIVPRDNGFSISLLEKIEDLVSILFLPLYFTLSGLKTDLGLLNDGTAWGYTFLVIAVAFLGKFVGCALPARLMGFNNREAGAIGMLMSCKGLVELIVLNIGLSAGILDTKVFSMFVMMAVILTFITSPCTILIYPEHAREHASPNKSSSETPVNRTRRRSTSNTTGPISLMTRFTVVLSKVEHLPAVMTLTQFLQPPQTISSTMSKAHLIGYSDEKVDVLDPNSQAISPLAGNLPVLSDGTPRVSIDALRLIELTERTSAVMKGTGSEELMHRDTVISVMRTFGHLNRIPVSSVLSIVPRDSFSSSVTSHARETNADLVVIPWNLARSTLEDTPQMTSGVVPQNPFDAIFGGRSAGADKTITMNYSQFIRRVFAESPSDVALFIDRGLSPLETNTTYGQHIFLPFSGGPDDRLALAFVVQLCTHPAVSATVMRMKKTDGLEEVETRFTDLKAQQSTTELDNNITVHSLEPDTVYPQNTTQHRLQSEAADNLLWTQMTSSSAVQSPVVQNTRSRVTFVEDESPVLLAGILQRCKFEHTTATSNNKALLVVVGRGRRMAELYTDELRGLVASSNASATIGSEVRRTVGDVATAFVATGTSASLFVLQAAENVRDD, encoded by the exons ATGGGCGAAATTTCTGACACGCTTCTgggccttggtcatgggcTTGCGAAGCGAGCTGCACGAGAGCAGGCGAGT GGGGGAATTCTGTCAGGAGAAAATCCAGCTCATTTTGACACGGCAAATCCGATACGCATATGGGTTATCCAGCTTA TTCTTATCGTATGCATGACCCAGGGACTTGCCCTCTTATTCGCAAAAATCAACCAGCCACGCGTTATAGCGGAAGTTGTTGGCGGTATTCTGCTTGGTCCCACAGCTTTTGGTCGAATCCCCA ATTTTTCGGCAACAGTGTTTCCTCCTCAATCGCTCCCGTATCTGAGCTTAGTGGCGAACATTGGCCTATGCCTCTTCATGTTTGTAACTG GCATGGAAGTGGATCTCGCTGTGTTCAGGCGAAACGCCAAGAAGTCGATCGTCATTTCAGCTGCGGGCATGCTCTTGCCCTTTGCCGTAGGAGTTGGAGTTGCGGTTCCTGTTTACCACAAATTCGTTAATCCGGGGGACGCTTCATTTGGCCTGTTTCTCTTATTCATCGGTGTGGCCATTTCGATCACCGCGTTCCCTGTTCTGTGCCGTATTCTGACGGAATTGAACCTGTTGG ATACACACGTCGGGATCACCACCCTGTCTGCTGCCGTTGTGGATGACGTTACTG CTTGGATTCTCTTGGCTTTGACCGTCACTCTTATCAACGCCAGTGATGGGCTCACTGCGCTCTGGATTCTGCTTACTTGTGTTGGGTGGATTCTTTTCATTGTTTTCCCTATCAAATGGGGATATCTATGGCTCGCTAGGCGTAGTGGAAGCCTCGGCAACGGCACACCCACCCCATCCATGATGACTGTCACTATGCTGCTCGTGTTCGTGAGCTCTTTCTTCACCGACGTGATCGGCGTGCATGCTATTTTTGGAGCCTTTATcgctggtttgattgtcCCTAGAGACAACGGCTTTTCGATTTCGCTTCTTGAAAAGATCGAGGACCTGGTCTCGATTTTGTTCTTGCCCTTG TACTTTACGCTCTCAGGTCTCAAGACTGACCTTGGTCTTTTGAACGACGGTACTGCTTGGGGGTATACCTTCTTGGTTATTGCGGTGGCTTTCCTGGGTAAATTCGTTGGTTGTGCCCTTCCTGCACGCTTGATGGGTTTCAACAACCGCGAAGCCGGAGCAATTGGCATGTTGATGAGCTGTAAAGG TCTCGTCGAACTTATTGTGCTCAATATTGGCCTATCCGCTGGTATTCTCGACACCAAGGTATTTTCCATGTTTGTCATGATGGCCGTCATCTTGACCTTTATTACTTCGCCTTGCACCATTTT AATTTACCCCGAACACGCGCGCGAGCATGCTTCTCCGAACAAGTCTTCCAGTGAAACTCCAGTCAACAGGACTCGCCGGCGCTCGACCTCGAACACCACTGGGCCTATTTCCCTCATGACACGCTTCACCGTTGTGCTGAGCAAAGTTGAACACCTCCCAGCAGTCATGACATTGACACAATTCTTGCAACCTCCCCAGACAATAAGTTCGACTATGTCTAAAGCGCATTTGATTGGGTACTCTGACGAAAAGGTGGACGTCTTGGATCCAAACTCTCAGGCGATCTCACCTCTCGCTGGAAATCTGCCCGTCCTTTCCGATGGAACCCCTCGAGTATCGATCGACGCACTGCGTTTGATCGAGTTGACTGAGCGCACTTCTGCAGTCATGAAAGGTACTGGGTCGGAAGAGCTGATGCATCGTGATACTGTAATCAGCGTTATGCGCACGTTTGGGCACCTGAATCGAATCCCAGTCTCGTCCGTGCTTTCGATTGTTCCCCGGGATTCATTCAGCTCGAGCGTTACCTCTCATGCACGCGAAACTAATGCTGATCTTGTGGTTATCCCATGGAACTTGGCTCGCTCGACGCTTGAAGACACACCGCAAATGACTAGCGGAGTCGTTCCGCAGAATCCATTCGATGCTATCTTTGGTGGCAGATCAGCGGGAGCAGACAAGACTATTACCATGAACTATTCGCAATTCATTCGTCGTGTATTTGCCGAGTCTCCGTCTGACGTTGCGCTCTTCATCGACCGTGGTTTATCGCCTTTGGAAACGAATACTACGTACGGCCAGCACATATTCTTGCCGTTTTCTGGTGGCCCAGACGACCGTCTCGCTCTTGCCTTTGTAGTACAGCTCTGCACGCACCCGGCTGTTTCGGCTACTGTTATGAGGATGAAAAAGACAGATGGACTCGAAGAAGTCGAAACTCGCTTTACAGACTTGAAGGCTCAACAGAGTACTACCGAACTTGATAACAACATAACCGTTCATTCG CTCGAACCCGATACTGTATATCCCCAGAATACCACACAGCATCGTCTCCAGTCTGAAGCTGCCGACAATCTGCTCTGGACCCAAATGACTTCTTCTTCTGCGGTTCAGTCCCCAGTGGTTCAAAACACGCGCTCTCGCGTTACTTTTGTAGAAGATGAATCCCCCGTCCTCTTGGCCGGAATCCTACAACGCTGCAAGTTTGAACATACCACCGCCACGTCGAACAACAAAGCTCTACTAGTCGTTGTCGGTCGTGGACGGAGAATGGCCGAGTTGTACACGGATGAACTCCGTGGACTTGTCGCTTCGTCGAACGCGTCCGCGACGATTGGCAGCGAGGTTCGACGCACTGTGGGAGATGTGGCGACTGCGTTTGTTGCGACGGGTACCAGCGCGAGTTTGTTTGTCTTGCAGGCCGCGGAGAATGTGAGGGACGATTGA
- a CDS encoding glycosyltransferase family protein — translation MSSVHPRWGRPLDDYVGSYDLAAAKKRIDITSTMKAEAEESISQVVRLAGPSQYPDPEGTKVVTLQVLESILNLSMCPQTYHYFADPPLISGCLKLMGTVEADDRMSPFSYEYGYLCFKIIVLAIGTNILLRTENLDMTIANMESDTNTELILILSGHVSRAIKSEIEIGNAGQPCSWVLGWVRVQDRRRLQLTPLMLRSDILLLLDMLWDDRHFFLKTYMMTHSPGLSGVMFVLWRYLYSNSIFVESLPSENLAIPFCEILWRYFLVATTDQLESLVYINNDVQLSSKADQWTDSSKHVTLDDLRIVLQAYTGRMSLVDSPTYLSLEINAILVLLNFVTQIMQPRVEFLLPPLIGNTLDRIWEIINNKKEDDQETIIGIGRVFRLIGRLIRFLNHTYYASRYAVLDLVETLAGRDLPDMVARAMIVLEPYSTKASESYKQCMEFLENTTELFLQPEAVVPKSLLKKPFLPYAFHWIKTDQHFKMLGTSLSDAISPYAGYYQACRRVWHQVSQSLAMDLYVAQIRASGAGYEVKIRLSDKEETFYLQQWIIPKGGNIEDRHLDVKASASDPWYLRYLIPLSSYRLRFSFFEQYFKDETKYPGFQTTPLFQWPTGKMLTPEEFLATDLGKALQTNDIDVYRNKWIECFRQSIQLTNEH, via the exons ATGTCTAGTGTTCACCCACGATGGGGAAGGCCCCTGGACGATTATGTCGGCTCCTATGATCTCGCTGCTGCCAAGAAGAGAATTGACATTACGTCCACAATGAAGGCCGAAGCCGAGGAATCCATCTCCCAAGTAGTCAGGTTAGCAGGACCGTCACAATATCCAGATCCAGAAGGGACGAAGGTAGTAACGCTCCAAGTGCTAGAGTCAATTCTCAATCTATCTATGTGTCCTCAAACCTATCATTATTTTGCCGATCCTCCACTTATCAGCGGGTGTCTCAAATTGATGGGTACTGTTGAAGCAGATGATAGAATGTCG CCATTCAGTTATGAGTATGGCTATCTATGCTTCAAGATCATCGTTCTCGCCATTGGTACCAACATTTTACTTCGAACGGAGAATCTCGATATGACTATTGCGAACATGGAGTCTGATACCAACACAGAGCTAATACTCATACTTTCAGGTCATGTTTCGCGAGCTATCAAAAGCGAAATTGAGATAGGAAATGCCGGGCAGCCCTGTAGTTGGGTTCTTGGCTGGGTTCGTGTCCAAGACCGGCGACGATTACAGCTAACTCCCTTGATGCTACGATCTGATATATTATTACTACTCGACATGTTGTGGGACGATCGACATTTCTTTCTCAAGACATACATGATGACGCACTCGCCTGGACTCTCGGGAGTTATGTTTGTCCTCTGGCGATATTTGTACTCTAATAG TATTTTTGTCGAGTCGCTTCCGTCAGAGAATCTCGCTATACCTTTTTGCGAGATATTATGGCGATATTTTCTTGTCGCAACTACGGATCAACTCGAATCGCTAGTATACATAAATAACGACGTTCAGCTAAGCAGCAAGGCTGATCAATGGACGGATAGCTCTAAACACGTTACTCTGGACGACCTACGAATAGTACTTCAAGCATATACTGGGAGGATGTCTCTAGTCGATTCGCCGACCTATTTATCACTCGAAATCAACGCCATCCTCGTTCTTTTGAACTTTGTGACGCAGATTATGCAGCCTAGAGTTGAATTTTTGCTCCCGCCATTGATTGGGAATACACTAGACCGGATCTGGGAGATTATAAACAACAAAAAGGAAGATGATCAAGAGACCATCATTGGTATTGGCCGAGTATTTAGACTCATTGG CCGGTTGATACGATTTTTAAACCATACATACTATGCTAGCCGATACGCGGTACTGGATCTTGTCGAAACGTTGGCAGGAAGAGACTTGCCAGATATGGTGGCCCGAGCGATGATCGTACTCGAGCCCTATTCGACTAAGGCTTCcgaatcttaca AACAGTGTATGGAGTTCTTGGAAAACACGACGGAGTTATTCTTGCAACCTGAAGCCGTGGTTCCCAAAAGTTTATTGAAAAAGCCGTTCCTGCCTTATGCCTTTCACTGGATTAAGACTGACCAGCACTTCAAGATGCTTGGAACATCTTTATCAGATGCCATTTCTCCCTATGCTGGCTATTATCAAGCCTGCCGTCGAGTCTGGCACCAGGTTTCGCAGAGCCTGGCTATGGACCTCTATGTTGCGCAAATTCGCGCATCTGGGGCTGG TTACGAAGTCAAAATAAGGCTCAGCGATAAGGAGGAGACCTTTTACCTTCAACAATGGATTATACCTAAAGGAGGCAATATTGAGGACAGACATCTTGATGTCAAGGCTTCAGCTTCCGATCCATGG TACCTGCGTTACCTCATCCCACTGAGTTCCTACCGTCTACGCTTCAGTTTCTTTGAGCAGTATTTCAAAGACGAAACAAAGTATCCTGGATTCCAGACCACTCCACTGTTTCAATGGCCTACCGGCAAAATGCTTACACCTGAAGAATTCTTAGCCACCGATTTGGGAAAGGCCTTACAGACCAATGACATTGATGTGTATCGAAACAAATGGATTGAGTGTTTCCGCCAGTCTATTCAACTCACAAATGAACATTAG
- a CDS encoding lactonase, 7-bladed beta-propeller — translation MTVHRILVASYTPNISTLEFDPLAHKLKPIAQSPAGTNPSWVAAHPTEPGLIAATNEVTDGKVHLFRYLKDGKLKLLESVGTDGEDPAHLAVLEDEIVVGNYSSGNLLSIPLSTSAPHLGSVSPSIQLTGSGPNKSRQSSPHPHQIFPYKGRLYVPDLGSDRVIQYEKKDGQWVEVGDIKSHEPGAGPRHVQIHDEILYVIEELTNTLSAYSLSDGKHIASLSTLPSPPPNLTVSSSTTGSSPTPSSAAPEGAPSALPLLAAELLLVTHPEPLLFATNRNETHPEGDSITIFSPIKDGNTDAFKLVNSVRTGLNHARGAAFGGDKDKWLIVGGADKGGVKIFERDGKDLRPVVGMAGVIAPTGFLP, via the exons ATGACGGTCCACCGTATTCTAGTAGCATCTTACACCCCCAATATCTCAACACTCGAGTTTGACCCTCTTGCACACAAGCTCAAACCGATCGCCCAATCCCCAGCTGGGACAAACCCCTCTTGGGTCGCCGCACACCCGACAGAACCAGGCCTAATTGCTGCCACGAACGAAGTGACAGATGGCAAAGTGCATCTCTTCCGATACCTCAAGGATGGCAAATTGAAGCTTTTGGAGAGTGTGGGAACCGATGGAGAGGATCCCGCACATTTGGCCGTGCTTGAGGATGAGATCGTCGTTGGTAAC TACTCATCTGGGAACCTCCTTTCCATCCCACTTTCTACCTCTGCCCCTCACCTTGGTTCTGTGTCTCCTTCCATTCAACTTACTGGCTCAGGTCCCAACAAATCGCGTCAATCTTCTCCGCACCCACACCAGATTTTTCCATACAAGGGGCGATTGTATGTTCCCGACTTGGGTTCTGACCGAGTCATTCAATACGAAAAGAAAGACGGCCAGTGGGTTGAAGTAGGAGATATCAAATCTCACGAACCTGGCGCTGGACCGAGGCACGTCCAAATTCACG ATGAAATACTCTACGTCATCGAAGAACTAACCAACACGCTCTCCGCCTACTCGTTATCAGACGGGAAACATATTGCGTCGCTCTCAACGCTCCCCTCGCCTCCTCCCAATCTCACGGTTTCTTCATCGACAACAGGTAGTTCGCCTACCCCGTCTTCTGCAGCACCCGAAGGAGCCCCTTCGGCGCTTCCTTTACTTGCAGCAGAGCTCCTTTTGGTCACGCACCCCGAGCCATTGTTATTTGCGACCAACAGAAACGAAACACACCCCGAAGGTGATTCAATCACTATTTTCTCCCCTATCAAGGACGGGAATACCGACGCCTTCAAGCTTGTCAACTCGGTTCGGACGGGGCTAAACCATGCCCGAGGGGCTGCGTTTGGAGGGGACAAGGACAAGTGGTTGATCGTTGGAGGCGCGGACAAGGGGGGTGTTAAG ATTTTCGAAAGAGATGGGAAAGACTTGAGGCCTGTGGTAGGCATGGCCGGAGTCATTGCGCCCACTGGGTTCTT ACCATGA
- a CDS encoding arabinogalactan endo-1,4-beta-galactosidase: protein MRLATLLPALALCAERAAAALQYKGADISSLLMLEGQGKTYKWTDGYVEGFEWILQKSGANSVRQRVWVNPSDGVYNLDYNVKLAKRVKATGMSVYLDLHYSDTWADPAHQTTPKAWKQANIGELTNSVYQYTLSVCNRFASEGVNPAIVSIGNEIRAGLLWPLGGTSSYYNIASLLHSAAWGVKDSKLNPKPKIMIHLDNGWDSGTQLWWYKTVLGQGPLFTSDFDMIGVSYYPFYNSEAYLGSLKYSLGQLASTYGKQLVVAETNWPVSCPNPQYKFPSDTSSIPISAAGQATWIKNVASIVAGTPGGVGLYYWEPGWVGNGGLGSSCADNLMVDSSGKIRSSFSVFGQI, encoded by the exons ATGCGTCTCGCGACGTTGTTACCTGCTCTCGCCCTGTGCGCCGAGCGCGCTGCTGCAGCTCTTCAATACAAGGGCGCAGACATTTCTTCGCTCCTCATGCtagaaggccaaggaaagaCATACAAGTGGACTGACGGCTATGTCGAGGGATTCGAATGGATCCTCCAAAAGTCGGGTGCCAATTCTGTCAGACAACGCGTCTGGGTCAACCCTTCCGACGGTGTTTACAACCTGGACTACAACGTGAAGCTTGCTAAACGAGTCAAGGCTACCGGTATGAGCGTGTATTTGGATCTTCATTATAGTGACACTTGGGCCGATCCTGCCCATCAG ACAACACCCAAAGCTTGGAAGCAAGCTAACATCGGTGAACTTACCAACAGCGTGTATCAGTATACCTTGAGCGTATGCAATCGCTTCGCCTCTGAAGGCGTCAACCCTGCAATTGTCTCCATTGGCAACGAAATCAGGGCTGGTCTGCTCTGGCCTCTTGGAGGAACGAGCTCTTACTACAACATCGCATCCCTTCTTCACTCCGCAGCTTGGGGTGTCAAGGACTCTAAGCTTAACCCGAAGCCCAAGATTATGATTCATCTCGACAACGGCTGGGACTCGGGCACTCAACTGTGGTGGTACAAGACCGTTCTCGGACAGGGCCCCCTCTTCACTTCCGATTTTGATATGATCGGCGTCTCGTACTATCCGTTCTATAACTCGGAGGCCTATCTTGGCTCACTCAAATACTCGCTTGGCCAGCTTGCGTCTACTTATGGCAAACAACTGGTCGTCGCAGAGACGAACTGGCCCGTATCCTGCCCCAATCCCCAATACAAGTTCCCTTCCGATACGTCATCGATTCCTATCTCGGCGGCTGGACAGGCAACTTGGATAAAGAATGTCGCATCGATTGTCGCAGGCACACCAGGAGGCGTCGGCTTGTACTACTGGGAGCCTGGCTGGGTTGGAAATGGCGGGCTAGGCTCGAGTTGTGCCGACAACCTCATGGTAGATTCATCGGGAAAGATTCGTAGCAGCTTCAGTGTATTTGGGCAGATCTAA